The Dreissena polymorpha isolate Duluth1 chromosome 2, UMN_Dpol_1.0, whole genome shotgun sequence nucleotide sequence TTCAACAAACTTTGTAAAGGACCTCTAGCTGATGcaacataccaaatatgaaagccatGGACTTGGCGGTTTCAGATAAcaagatatttaaatatcttccctatatacatgtaattcacTATAAAACTGTAGACTTCTGGGACTTGGCCAATCTTGACCCcaaagaaaaataacataaaaatcttTGTAGAGgaagaaaatacattttgaagAAAATACATTTACCATGTTTCTGAGTTGAAGATAATTTaagttgttatatttaaaattgttttttggtcGTGGGACCTTATCAATAAACAAACTGGAATGATTTGAACAATTTTTATGGAGTCAATTTCctgtaaaacaagggctgtttgttaaacatgcatgccccccatatgggctgtccgttgtagtggcagccattgtgtgaatacgatttttgtcactgtgaccttgacctttgacctagtgacctgaaaatcaataggggtcatctgcgggtcacaatcaatgtacctatgaagtgtcatgatcctaggcaaaagcgttctcaagttatcatccgaaaatcattttactatttcgggtcaccgtgaccttgacctttgaccttgtgacctcaaaatcaataggggtcatctgcaagtcatgatcaatctacctatgaagtttcatgatcctaggcgtaggcgttcttgagttatcatccgaaaaccattttactatttcgggtcaacgtgaccttgacctttgacctagtgacctcaaaatcaataggggtcatctgcgagtcatgatcaatctatccatgaagtttcatgatcctaggcgtatgcgttcttgagttatcatccgaaaaccattttactattttgggtcaccgtgaccttgacctttgacctagtgacctcaaaatcaataggggtcatctgcaagtcatgatcaatctacccatgaagtttcataatcctaggcgtaagcgttcttgagtaatcattcaaaaaccatttactatttcaggtcaccgtgaccttgacctttgacctagtgacctcaaaatcaataggggtcatctgcgagtcatgatcaatgtacttataaagtttcatgagcctaggcccaagtgttcttgagttatcgtctgacaaccacctggtggacgaaccgacagactgaccgaccgacagaccgacatgagcaaagcaatataccccctcttcttcgaaggggggcataaatatcattgGAGAAATCTTTAGAATGCTCCCCGAGTAATGATATTACCCAAGACCTATCACGCTgaaaaattgttaatttcaccATGGCAACCTGTTTTCTATAAATCTAGTATCTATGTTACCTATGGTATCGACAATTAGGTCAAGCTGTCCAGTGTACACAACAACTTTGAGATCTGTGTTCTGAATGAGGTCATCCACTGAAACAACAAGTTGTCCATAGGGAGTGGATAATAGTAGGAACTAAAGGAAACCATTCCAGTGAAACTTGAAGTGTAAAAgtataattgtgtagcagtaattttttttattgttccaCTGAGCATGTACAATTATGATTGAATAGCTTTTACAACAACCGTAAATGCTCTTCCACTGAAACATGGAGTGTGATAAAAGTTAGAACTTATTGCACTTGAACTGAAACTTGGGAGAGTAAAGTTATGATGTGATAGCAGTTAGAACTTATTGCACTCCTGCTGAAAATTGGAAGAGTAAAATCATGATGTGATAAAAGTTAGAACTTAATGCAAGTCTACTGAACGTTTGGAGAGTAATGATGTGATAGCTGTAAGAACTCAATGCTCTTCAACAAAATCTTGGTGTGTCAAATGGGGTGTATGTTTGGATGCCCTTTCATAAGTATTGCTCTACCAGCTGCTAATATTCTACAGAACCCATAGCCTACTGTATATGaagtttgttttacaaaatgtctaTTAGACAAGTCCTTGCTTGCAGTGTCAATAAAATACCTTACTGAGGTCACTTTTTAATACATgtgtctatgtatagaatgtataAAAACTAGAAATTCGCGTCTATATGAGGATTATAACGTTTGGTAGTGCAATGGTATCGTACTTAATAGCGAAACATATATCAAAACTGCCTGTTTATGAGGGTACGTACTTAATAGCGAGACATATATCAACACTGCCTGCTCATGAAGATAGCCTTTAACTTGGTTATGTAAATGGATAAGGTTTTACATTCGCCTAAAAACAAAATGTGATTGTAGTAGAAGAGTTTAAAACTCAGAAAACAAAATTggtaacacacaaacacacacaatcatttgcaaacatatttgtataaaatgacaGTTACTGATACTTAAAAGGTAAATCATCAcagttattgtaatttattgaataaaaattgaaatattaaaaaacttaCCGATATCAACAACAGGTTTCATAAAATCTACACTCTGTGTTGCAAATACTTCACTAGACTGTCCTAAAATatcagaaaaaaacattaataaaaaaactgcAATGCTGGAGACACAGTTAATCCCATCAGCTATAGTTGAACATTGACATAATGAAACTGATTGAATATACTTTTGCTTTATTTCAAGACATGTACCATAAAGAAAACATGTGCAGTCAAATATTGTAGATTTTTCCAATGTCATTTTGTAGTAGTTTTTTCATGCTAGGTCTAgttagcatttaaaaaaaagttatctcTAAATGTAGACAGTACACAATTGGATAAGCACAATACTGGGTAAGTATTAATAAACATACCATTATTTTCTTAGAACAAATGTGTTTAAGCCTTGCTATTTAATCTTGTCTTTATTAAACTCAGACCTAATGACCCATATTTATGATAACAATGTAACTACATGCAACTGTAGATATGAAAAATCACACGAATTGACAACTTctgtttaataaattgtaaagTAGTATTAACTAGATCAACTGCCTATGACTTCATATAAAAACATTAGAAAGAGCTCTTTCGGAGCATTTACATTTAATACTTTGTCTCCTACCAAACTTAATTTGATGTTGACAATGGCGTATTGCCTTATAACAAACTTAATGTGAAATTTCAACACAATCGTTGGGCTAAGATAGAAATGAGGTCTGAACTTGTATACATGTACACTGATTTACTGTACAATCAAATGCATCGGAAACACAGCCGTGATATATTTTGTGCACACTTTTGCACGCGATTCTGCGCACTGACAATAATAAAGACACCAATGAAATACCTCCCCATCTGACATTTTTAGGTATAATGCCAAGTTTCTGTCTGATTTCTTTGTTCATAAAATCATCTAAACTTTCTGAGTGGTATGGTGCAAGCATTCTGTCACAAAGGCTGTTTCCTGAAattttaagatatatataaagataagtatttaaacaattgaatatttaaacagTAACGTTGACAAAAAAGCCTCATGATTACAAACATTCTTGCGCTTACGACCAAATGTAAGCCAAATAATATAACTGCGCATGTTATTGGTTGGTCAGTATTTATGCGAATCATAACATTATGTAATTTATTGGTAAGAATTTACGAAAATAAAAAATTACCAGGTCATAAGTCAGTATATTGATTTGAGACACCCATGATATTGAAACTTTTTGCCTTATCAGTGTTGAGTACAAATGAGACTGTGTTCACCTTGGTAGAGTCTAGAGGTCTCCTCCTGGTCCCACTTCAGGATGTTGTAGAAGTTGACCCCGTTGGTCTGCAGATCCACCACTGTCTGGGTGGACCCCCACGCGTCTGTCGCATCACTCCATTTCCCTGCATTGATACTGCTGGCCACACGCTTCACTGAGTCATTGATTGCTAGATAACCACTGAGATCCACCAGAGACTGCAGGGGGCATGTAACAAAATCTCAATATTTCATCATTTTATCATTTGGAATGATTTTATGAAATTTACAAAAAGCTGCCAGACAATGGGACTGATTCTTAGAAAACAGAGACGTTGTCTTAATAAAAGTATGTCTAAGAGAATTATGGGACAGACGACTTGTTGATAGTCTGCAAAGTTCCACTTATAATTTTTCTGAAGCCGAGTAGTTCATCTTATGGAATGGACAGTAAAAGATTTCAATCGTGCATAATCTTGAACTACTTTCAATGCTATGAGGACTTTTTTTTTTACCACTTGGGCATATTCCAGtatgcaggtcagagttatgggccttggtaAGTAACCTCACATAATCACTCAGAAGACAGAAGTTTCCACTGAATATCCATTGTAGGTAAATATCTTTAGAGATATTGAATTTTTGCACACAACTTAAACTGATTTTCCTCAGCATACGAGGAGGCAAATTTCACTTTTTGCTTGTCAGAGCTTTACCACACGGTATGTGACCTGTGTGAGTTAATTATTGGCTGTAATTCTATGATGACTGTGAAACCCTATACATTTTTGTGGGACACTAATTTTCGTAAATTTGTGTGAGTCAGATTACCCACAAATTCAAATTTTCGACAAATTTTTTTGTTGCAAGTCTTATAACCGATATTAACTAAAGGTCATCGGCCTTTAGGGGAGGCTACCAGTTCTGAcatgttgttatatgtgttattaGACAAAAAAAAGGAATTTAAGATCCACAAAATATGTTCAACTTTACAAATCCACAAAAtgcaatgtaaacaaaaacaaaagctgtggtgctcgacttttcgagtgcttgaccgtataacttaagccatcatggggaaattgttcatattcaataaggtcatggtaatatagtcatattctaacaagaagaggaccataattgaaacatattaatcacttatgttttaaagaagtggtacattatagacgattctgagttcatgtatattttctacaatctattgaacatttgtaaagacataaaacaaactaataagattatatttcaagtttgatagcaatagcttgggtgggattgttggatggtctttcaaaaataaaatgattaaaataaatatttcaaattcttTTTgggtgtttgggggggggggggggagagaggggttataatgtgggggtgtgatcatttattagatgatgtttcaaaaaaaggaaaaaaaggattttttatatatatttttttgtgggggaggggattctggggtggggcgtggtaTATGGTTTggggtatgtcaggtaagtgttgttttgtcaaagttttaaTCAAATCTGTTCATAAagaaagaagttatggcaatttgagctaaatttaataatttgacattgagagtcaaggtcattcaaagatcaaggtcaaattcaacttgctagATAAGTTACCTAATGAAAGTAAGAAAGTattcgaagtttgaaagcaatagccttgatactttagaagtaaagtggatccaaacacaaaatttaacaaaatattcaaagttactaagtcaaaaagggccataattccgtcaaaatgccaaccagagttatgcaacttgtcctgtacagtcagtccccttatgatagttagcaagtgaTCCAAGtctaaaacttaacaaaattttcaattttctagtataaaaggagccataattctgtcaaaatgacagtcagagttacataactttgcctgcacagtattcttatgatagttagcaagtgttccaagtctgaaagcaatatctatgaaactttaggagtaaagtggaccaaaacacaaaacttaaccaaattttcaattttctaagttaaaaaggcgcataactctaaaaataatgctgacagagttatgcaccttgacctacacaattgtctgttgcaataaagaagtattccaagtttgacttaattatctttgatagtgttaaagttatttgactttattaaaaactttaaccaacgccgacgccggagcgagtagtatagctctcatttttcttcgaaaaatcAAGCTAAAAATGAAACCACATTAAAGAAGAGATATAAAAATGTTGTATGCACATTTTAACCTTTATTTCAAACTATAAAATGTTTGTACTTGATATGTATACTTGTTGCAAGCAAATCTCATCTCACATGCAAATTTAAACCTTACTTTTCCATGTACAAAAGCAGTCATAGTTGTGCATTTTAGCTTTCCATTTTTTTGGTCATTTTCTGTTTATAAATACTctgaatacataattatgttacatGTTTTTTGCAATATTTAGCTGATATATAGATATTTAGAGTTGTTCCACAAAAATGTTTGCCTGAAATTTCTAGGATCTGCTAAATTGGAACTTGTCGAGTTACACCATAAAATGATCCCCAACACATTTGTgaagttttaattgaatacatgtacaGTTATATTGAGTTTGTGTTTGCAAACCTTAACCAAAGCAAAATTTTATGCTGACAAATTTGAGAGTAATATTGCGCAACTTTTTCTGTTAGCCTTGCTAAATATACTTGAGAATTTTGGAATTGGCATACATGGAATTTTGtgttgaaagaaagtctcttaaaaatccagtctaggcgaaaattgtcgtccctgattagcctgtgcagactgctaatctggaatgacactttacgcacatacctTTAACCTCATTTTACCACTGCAAGGTATACTAACATTTGTATAGCAATGTGGAGCCCAGGTCTGTGTGGAGTCTATAGGGGAGACTTACATTTGTATAGCAATATGGAGCCCAGGTCTGTGTGGAGTCTATAGGGGAGATCCAGGAGTCGCCCATGGCAAGGCCCTTGAAGTTGCAGGAGATCTCACCAGCCTTCATGCTCtgaaaaaatgaacaacatttgttcagtttgcacaggctaatcaggaatgacactttccgactttgaaatttttgtttaaaggatgtccCTCCTATGCaaaatccagtgtaggtggaaagtattgtccctgataagcctctgtgaactgcacaggcttatctgggacgatactttatacacatgcattaagcccagttttcacagaacgaggctaaGTTTACGTTTGATATTGTTATATAAAGAATCTAGGCTGAAGCTGGATCAAGAAGCAAATTAGGTTTGAAATGTAAATAATActtcctttttattttaacattacaaTTATAATACTATTAGCTTTACATGATATTTGGTTTCAAGCAAAATGCTGtaaaatttacatgtacatgtcttgGTTATGGGCCTCGTTTTGGACCACACAGGTCAATCTGGAATGACACTGAATGCACATAGATTAAACCTTGTTTTCCCTCAGCCAGAGTGATAGTTTTTTAAATAAGATGTACCTTGTAGAGCGCTTGACTTATAGCAGCTGTCATTTTCCCGCCATACGACTCAGAGAATATGTAGAATGGGACTTCCTGGAACTGGGGGGACTTCACCATGAAGAACTCGTGCAGTAGGACCAGCATGTCCGTGGCTATGCCAGCCACATCATGCGTGTAGTACTCCTTGCCATCCACATAGCTGAACCCTGTACCTACTGGGTTGTCAACAAACAACAAACTAGCTGCCTGCAGCTGAAATTAGATAATTACACTTTTATTGTGCATGGTttctatgatatttatttaaacattgttaCTTGGACATTCTTTGCTTAAGAAAATACTGAACAAAAtcctaaaataaaacaaatgacatAACTGACCACATTACACAAGAGTGTGAAATGAATATTTGGTTATTTGccttgaaaacaaatataaagagaAGAACAAGTTCAATACTTAATTTCCTTCCACATTGTGGGAACATTATCATGCTAACCAAGCAGTCTTACCCATGTTGTATTTCTGGGGCTCTGGTCTACATCAATGGGACCAATCTCTTCAAAGTTCCCAAACCCAGTCCCCGAACCACCAGGGCCTCCCTTAACAATAGACAACAACAACGAGCTGTGAAGTGAGGCATTATTTGACATCCATTCATGGTTGAGGCTTAAACCGCTATATCTGTTATTGAACAGTTAAGTCAATAGAAAAAGTTCACCCCCAATGTCTTGCTTTGTGAATATGCTCAGTTTTTATTTACGAAAACGGAAattacttttaaaacaaaacaaatttttaCTTTCCTATATATTATAATGTAGACAACAATGCACAACATTCCTTTAATCAGCTATACCGATACAGGCATGGAAAAAGATTATAAACATGCTTTTCCTCAAGAACTTATACACTATGTAAATACATGCAATAAAAGTGTAGACAAATGTGTTCACATGTCATGCAGCACAGATTGATTATATACAAATTCAATCAATTATTTATAGATTCAAATGAAAGcacttattattcatttataatataataccTGAAGCCACATGATCAAAGGGGTCTGTTGGAAGCCAGCAGGGGCTGTTGTATAGTAGAGCCAGTAGAACATGTGCGCACCCGTTCTTACATCCACATAGCTCCATTCCTGCTTTGGCTCAGACCTGTGGGGCTTGAACTTTAAGGGCTCTTAAAAAGAACAGATTATAGAAAACAGGTTGAGGGGCAAAGATTCCATATAACTATCCATGCGCATATTAAAAgtgtatcataaaaacaatcCCTTAAACAGTTAAGAAAGAATGGCTCATCAAagttttgtattaattttctaaATGAAATTAAAGTAGTTTTTGATGAAAAAGACTTGAACCTGGGACACCTAGCTCTCCCTTATGAGCTTACCTGGCCCACTCAACCTGGAATATGACCAAGTTCATACCGTGACACATGTCTGACTGAGAGACTTATAATATTATTCACGAACATTACACTTTTACACATAATTGTTAAATCTATTAACAAAGTTTTTGCTACTGACACAATGACATTTCCAAACCAAATGttacagattaaaaaaaatgaatgcattatatttaaacagGACCAGCAATACGTCTACAAAAAATGTTAAAGATATGTCATATGATCGTTTATTGTCTGTTATTAATGATAAATGTCCAtcgaaatcttaaaaaatatataataagacgTCTCTGGAAAAGGATACCAACAGCAAAAGATCGGTTGTATTAAAATAACGAAAATATACCTGCAGCTATAATTGCCCCAGTAAAAACGACAAAAACTGCAACGATTTTATAACAGTCCATGCTTTCTTAACTCAAAGACCTATACAATATTCCATGGGTGTTTGCTTTACTGAAGATACCTATCAATTAACTAGTCTAGGACAGCGACAGGTATGTCACATGATTTTCACGTGATTTTGTCAGACGCTAAACATCGTATAGTTGAGAAAACAATACGCAAAGAGACGCAATTTATACCTAAACGTGCAGTGCAAAATGCGGGTCCTAATGCTGCTacgaaaacatattttgttgtaATCATGTCTTGGAATAACTTATAATGCTGATTTGAGGAACACCAGTATTTTAAATAAGTTGTTAAGTTTTATTGGAGTATTACTTTATTACTTTATTACTTTATGTATAAGAAATCGATTTTTGACAGAGTCTAAAGTGACGAACATAGTGTCCGACGAATAAACTGAACAACACGTGAATGCCCGCGAAATAATTGGCGTCGTCTGCAAATAGGGCAATTTGGCCAGATGGAAAAGTGCAATAGATTCTAGATAAGGTAAAATGTCtgatgcattttttgtttaaagtacaaACTGTAACAACTTCTTGAATGAAAGTCAATATGACATGCATTACTTTATAACTTTTCTACAGTGGTTAAAGTTAAACTCGTTCGTGCAAGCATGAATATACGATAATACATTGTCTCCCTTTGCATTGAATTGATACTATGAGACTTAATAACAATAGTACGTTTTATGGTACAAAACCCTTCACATATTTTTGATGCAAATGAATGaaaattgaataatatataatACTTGACATTTTCTTTGTAATGAACCTCTTCCCCAACTGAGGTATACATAAACAGAAGTGGATTCTCAGTTTCATATAAAATCCAGGCAGACATGCTCAGAATACCAACACCCAAGTAGATTT carries:
- the LOC127866413 gene encoding retinoid-inducible serine carboxypeptidase-like: MDCYKIVAVFVVFTGAIIAAEPLKFKPHRSEPKQEWSYVDVRTGAHMFYWLYYTTAPAGFQQTPLIMWLQGGPGGSGTGFGNFEEIGPIDVDQSPRNTTWLQAASLLFVDNPVGTGFSYVDGKEYYTHDVAGIATDMLVLLHEFFMVKSPQFQEVPFYIFSESYGGKMTAAISQALYKSMKAGEISCNFKGLAMGDSWISPIDSTQTWAPYCYTNSLVDLSGYLAINDSVKRVASSINAGKWSDATDAWGSTQTVVDLQTNGVNFYNILKWDQEETSRLYQGNSLCDRMLAPYHSESLDDFMNKEIRQKLGIIPKNVRWGGQSSEVFATQSVDFMKPVVDIVDDLIQNTDLKVVVYTGQLDLIVDTIGTEQWVHTLTIADQYKLASRTPILDPFTKLTSGYVKTYNNFSFYWILDAGHMVPSDNGNIALKMVQMVTDSKK